DNA sequence from the Clostridia bacterium genome:
AATCCAATTTCCTATGCATAATCCTGGATAACCAGACTACCGCCATGACCGGACACCAGCCCCACCCAGGCACCGGGGGTGGAGCCGCCGGTGACCCCCTTCCGCCGGTTCCTATGGAACAGATCATTTCCGGCCTGGGGTTGCCCTTTACGATACTTGATCCTTTCGACATTCCTAAAGCAACGGCCGGGATCTACGCCGCCTTGCAGCAACCAGGCGTACAGATATTGATCCTGCGGCAAACCTGCGCCCTGATAGCCACCAAACGGGAGATTCGCCCCGAAGTCTATGTAGACCCCGACCTGTGCCGAGGTTATAACTGTAGCTGCTTCAATTTCTGCAGTCGGGTTTTCGCTTGCCCAGGAAATATCTGGGATGACCAGCGCGGTGTGGCCAGCATCGATCAGTCGGTATGCAACCGTTGCGGCGTCTGCATCAGCTTGTGTCCAGCTGGGGCAATCAAAACCAGAACCGAGGAGGACGTAAGCCATGAGCAGCTCGCTAGTTAACCTGGTTATCGCAGGAGTTGGCGGCCAGGGAAATGTTTTGGCCAGCCAGATTATTGGGCGCACCGCTGTAGCTTGCGGCTGGAAAGTTGCTAGCGCCGATACTTTTGGCGTCTCCCAGCGGGGCGGCTCAGTGATGAGCCACCTTCGTTTAGCGCCTCAAGGGAGCTATGGCCCTTTAGTCCCCCCCAAGCGGGCCCACATAATTCTTGGTCTGGAGCCGCTGGAAACAGCCCGAGTGTTGAGCACCTATGGTAACCCTCATACCAAACTGCTCCTCAACCCTAGACCCAACTTTCCTCTGGCAGTCCTGATAAGGGAGAGGAGCTACCCGGACCTCCACCAGTTA
Encoded proteins:
- a CDS encoding indolepyruvate oxidoreductase subunit beta encodes the protein MSSSLVNLVIAGVGGQGNVLASQIIGRTAVACGWKVASADTFGVSQRGGSVMSHLRLAPQGSYGPLVPPKRAHIILGLEPLETARVLSTYGNPHTKLLLNPRPNFPLAVLIRERSYPDLHQLLSHIRNQSSEVREIQAAQLAETAGTLLAQNVVMTGALAGTGWLPFPAEAYKRVLNSIFGSDQSKSKKLDLNLYAFELGYQAATHAAQAS